In one window of Oryza sativa Japonica Group chromosome 9, ASM3414082v1 DNA:
- the LOC4347187 gene encoding mediator of RNA polymerase II transcription subunit 20a, whose translation MPAVKWLMHWHPNQGATLNSQILAEACACAESLGGSKDGRWKTSIIFYRAMARDGASAAAAGGGGPPQQHPDVPRELLGVALHERPGLYFSILRAHRLVLQADSAFPQVMEKLQSYKARVTLNFEGFQYQLGDFCLRIGKCVPNNSETLRGIMMEVEYYPLSSIEKSRAVMEDFFDIWQETVAKKSLPGHFIHVESNFSEYGLSDHYSFQHTAVQYATCLQQLMAAVRPQ comes from the exons atgcCCGCCGTCAAGTG GCTGATGCACTGGCACCCGAACCAGGGGGCGACGCTGAACAGCCAGATCCTGGCGGAGGCGTGCGCCTGCGCGGAGTCCCTGGGGGGATCCAAGGACGGGAGGTGGAAGACCTCCATCATCTTCTACCGCGCGATGGCGCGGGAcggcgcgtccgccgccgccgcggggggcGGGGGCCCCCCGCAGCAGCACCCCGACGTGCCCCGGGAGCTCCTCGGCGTCGCGCTGCACGAGCGCCCGGGGCTCTACTTCTCCATCCTCCGCGCGCACCGGCTCGTCCTCCAGGCCGACTCCGCGTTTCCCCAGGTCATGGAGAAGCTCCAGTCCTACAAGGCCCGCGTCACCCTCAACTTCGAG GGATTTCAGTATCAACTGGGTGACTTTTGCCTGAGGATTGGAAAATGTGTTCCTAATAATTCGGAAACACTGAGGGGAATCATGATGGAG GTAGAGTATTATCCCCTATCTTCCATTGAAAAATCCAGGGCAGTAATGGAAGACTTCTTTGACATATGGCAGGAAACAGTTGCTAAGAAGTCATTACCTGGTCATTTCATCCACGTAGAATCTAACTTTTCAGAGTATGGTCTTTCAGATCACTATTCTTTCCAGCACACTGCCGTTCAGTACGCAACTTGTTTGCAACAACTTATGGCTGCCGTGAGGCCCCAATGA
- the LOC107276504 gene encoding uncharacterized protein: MGSSPTNTGRTPHGLGLRGRLAGLFSSPSPCHHQHSDEVVAKLKEEVEKQRDLKETYMARLESTQAYLRFCLEVAQVHDFLHLVSNSNGGDDEPHRDAGDQEPATAAAADDDDEDAAEAPPCDPYFAATRDLAVQHGWSVAPDEVRSRETFVHRSQQSLISCPWTQIELHEMIGRGSTADVYRATWRGLDVAVKWMRAEFFAAADQRSRGEAFFAQELDALSRQRHPHVLRLMAACLRPPASCFLVTELLTGATLAQWLHGTYVYMAPEIIRCEPYTEKCDVYSFGIILNELVTGEHPYIDTGYGPSKIALEVADGKLRPKLAERDVNSSVLNDLICGTWDAEPSKRPSFATITSALRKIKQQLM; this comes from the exons ATGGGCAGCTCGCCGACGAACACCGGCCGCACGCCGCACGGGCTCGGGCtccgcggccgcctcgccggcctctTCTCCTCGCCGTCACCCTGCCACCATCAGCACTCCGACGAG GTGGTGGCGAAGCtgaaggaggaggtggagaagcaGCGAGATCTCAAGGAGACTTACATGGCTCGGCTGGAGAGCACCCAGGCGTATCTCAGGTTCTGCCTCGAGGTCGCCCAGGTGCACGACTTCTTGCACCTCGTGTCCAACTCcaatggcggcgacgacgagccgcACCGCGACGCCGGAGATCAAGAGCCggcaacagccgccgccgccgacgacgacgacgaagatgcTGCTGAAGCACCGCCCTGTGACCCCTACTTCGCCGCCACCAGAGACCTCGCCGTGCAGCACGGCTGGTCCGTCGCTCCCGACGAGGTGCGTTCGCGTGAAACATTTGTCCATCGATCACAGCAAAGCTTGATCTCCTGTCCATGGACTCAGATCGAGCTGCACGAGATGATCGGGCGAGGGTCAACGGCGGATGTGTACAGGGCGACGTGGAGGGGGCTCGACGTGGCGGTGAAGTGGATGCGCGCCGagttcttcgccgccgccgaccagcgCAGCCGCGGCGAGGCCTTCTTCGCGCAGGAGCTCGACGCGCTGTCGCGGCAGCGGCACCCGCACGTGCTGCGGCTGATGGCCGCGTGCCTGCGCCCGCCGGCGAGCTGCTTCCTCGTGACGGAGCTGCTGACCGGCGCGACGCTGGCGCAGTGGCTCCACG GGACTTATGTTTATATGGCTCCTGAAATCATTCGCTGTGAACCATACACTGAGAAAtgcgacgtgtacagcttcggcatCATACTAAATGAACTAGTAACCGGGGAGCATCCATACATAGATACAGGTTACGGGCCTAGTAAG ATTGCTTTGGAAGTAGCAGATGGAAAATTAAGGCCCAAACTTGCAGAAAGAGACGTAAATTCTAGCGTCCTGAATGATCTCATTTGTGGAACGTGGGATGCAGAGCCTTCGAAAAGGCCTTCATTTGCCACTATAACTTCTGCACTCCGGAAAATCAAGCAGCAACTTATGTAA
- the LOC9272047 gene encoding protein BIG GRAIN 1-like produces the protein MERRQCHGKNAPPTLAPPRRARGGAGGSFSASLLDAIYRSLDEGGGGDGAGAVVDDARRSEAEEMKAAAAAAVPPQFWWAKSKQAAGAAGRSRRESVARPRHSGYASSTASSSDASSSSYSSFTCSSASTTDTESTTHRRRHSQPPPQQPEDVDAAAAAAAAAPPNSKPKKKKKKSRPCFPGARLRPRGTVPPPPPSSSGPSPATFACVVKALFSSSRLPRKPKAPTAVPLPPASPPVPQPPCMSAAATTTSNTKASERRSVRFCPGAETSVVRRRVEELVRSLADVEEDEDGSDASSDLFELESLRGADGDELPVYGTTSLATNRAIILRREQLASS, from the coding sequence ATGGAGCGGCGGCAATGCCACGGCAAGAACGCGCCGCCAacgctggcgccgccgcggagggcgcgcggcggcgcgggcgggtcGTTCTCGGCGTCGCTGCTCGACGCGATCTACCGTTCTCTGGACGAGGGAGGGGGTGGCGATGGCGCGGGTGCTGTCGTCGATGACGCGCGGCggtcggaggcggaggagatgaaggcagcggcagcggcagccgtGCCGCCGCAGTTCTGGTGGGCCAAGTCGAAGCAGGCGGCGGGCGCCGCGGGCAGGAGCCGTCGCGAGTCGGTGGCTCGCCCGCGGCACTCGGGGTACGCGTCGTCCACCGCCTCGTCGTCGGACGCGTCGTCGTCCAGCTACAGCAGCTTCACCTGCTCGTCCGCGTCGACCACCGACACGGAGTCGACCACGCACCGGAGACGCCACAGCCAGCCTCCGCCGCAGCAGCCGGAggacgtcgacgccgccgccgccgccgccgctgccgcgccaccGAACAGCAaaccgaagaagaagaagaagaagagccggCCGTGTTTCCCTGGAGCAAGGCTGCGGCCAAGAGGCacagtgccgccgccaccgccgtcgtcatccggCCCGTCGCCGGCCACGTTCGCGTGCGTCGTCAAGGCGCTGTTCTCCTCGTCGCGCCTCCCAAGAAAGCCCAAGGCTCCAACGGCCGTCCCTCTGCCGCCGGCATCGCCGCCGGTTCCGCAGCCACCGTgcatgtcggcggcggcgacgacgacgtcgaacaCCAAGGCGTCGGAGCGGAGGTCCGTACGCTTCTGCCCCGGCGCCGAGACGTCGGTGGTGCGGCGCAGGGTGGAGGAGCTGGTGCGGAGCCTCGCCGAtgtggaggaggacgaggacggCAGCGACGCGAGCTCCGATCTCTTCGAGCTGGAGAGCCtccgcggcgccgacggcgacgagctgCCGGTGTACGGCACGACGAGCCTCGCGACCAACCGCGCCATTATATTGCGCAGAGAGCAGCTTGCTAGTTCATAA